A stretch of DNA from Mycobacteriales bacterium:
CTCCGGCAGATCGAGGGTGAGCAGCACCACACCGTCGTCGCCGCGCTCGACCCGCAACGGGCCCTCGGACATCGATCCTCCGCAATTGGATGGGGTAGACGGCAGGGTAGCCGCCACGTCGCCACGCTCAGATACCGGGCTTTTGAGCGTGCGGCCGGTAGGCTCGATACAGGTTCGGCCGGCTCCCGGCCGGCGGCGATCGATCGAGGAGGACCCCGAATGGCCGACACCTATGAGGGCTACTGCGTGAAGTGCAAGGAGAAGCGCACCTTCGAAGGTGAGGTCCGGACCAGCGAATCCGGCCGCCGGATGGCGCAGGGCCCCTGCCCGGTGTGTGGCACGAAGGTGAACCGGATTCTCGGGAAGGCCTAAGCACCTCCGTAGCAAAGCTTGCGAAGCCGCGTCGTG
This window harbors:
- a CDS encoding DUF5679 domain-containing protein, whose translation is MADTYEGYCVKCKEKRTFEGEVRTSESGRRMAQGPCPVCGTKVNRILGKA